ACGTCTCGAATAACTTGGAATACCGATGTATGCGCGAGAGAGGTCGTAACCAAGAGTCCCGACGAGTCGTAAAACCACGGCCCCGACGTATGCGAATATtacttgtcattttttttgccGCGAGAAGGAGAATATTCCAGCGATGAGTCGACAAAGcgttcgcttttttttttttttgtctaacGGCGATGAATAATTTAACCGACTGATGGAGAGAGTACCATTTTATTCGAGCGCTCTTCCGAGGAGAAGGGGGAGGGTAATAGCTCCGCGCGAGAGTCAACGATCGCACGTATATCGATATACGCGACGCGGCGCGACGCGCACGCAAAAAGGGGTACGCGCGTCGGGCGTCCGCCAGGTGCGTAATCATTTCTAATGAAACGCTGTCATTTAACAGTGCGATTGTAGGAGCATAGAGAGAAACATGTTTTCACTTGTGCGAAAAACGGCGACCGTTAATGCAGCGGTAAAGACGCTTCTCCCGTTACGGCGCGAGCGTGGAATACATAGGGAACACCTTGCTCGCTTCGACGACGATGCAACTCTGATGTCTAGTATTTTCCGTGATCGCGGACTAATACATTGTCGTAACGTATATCGCATCTCTTAATTTTGAGAAACCTATTGCCTAGTATGACACGCCTGATGTGTCTCACGAATTGTCGACGGTGTTTTCCATCACTATACATCTGTACAGTGTGTGGTGATTTCATCTCTCGAGTTTGAGAATGCTATGTGTtaacttctttttatataactatacagtttaagaaaaattattgtaagcAAAAGGATAAGtgattatatagttatattgatcgtaaaattttttttatgcttgCGGTACATGATTTTGCTTTCAGAAATTTCTGTCACGTTATAATGTGTTGAAAAGgccgaaattaaaataaagtaaatgaattttgaaaatcttttttattttaatgtttgacattatgtttatttcattatttattcaatactttacgaaatatatgaattaattgaaaaaaaaaaaaagattaatatcgCTTACTTGAATATAAAgctaatattaaacataataaacgTGTTTATTCGCATAATGCACAAAGAGAGAAGTTGTGTAATATAACACAAGCGAGAGTAAAAAGTACTGAAAGGTAGAGTATCTAGATTGAATTTAATAGAGCAGATGTATCGAGGTGCTTAAAGTTTCATTATGCTATAAATGAATCTCGATAAAGTACATAGAATACAAAACCCAGAACATATACATGCATCTCTCCTATTACGGTAATAATTTCTCGCAACGAGATTGCAAACGCGTGCGGTTAATGGATTTATAAATCTTGCGTCCATTTTCATTCAACGTTTTATTgcgctattttttattataaattttaaaaaggaatAAACGCGTTATGCATAAAAGAGAGGACGTGGTAACCATTTATCCCGGAAATATattatgtctttttatttttttcatttatcactttttttatctcttattgtAGTTGTAATTCTACTTTAGAAGTGAACAAAGTTTCTCTCATCGGAAATAAACTTTCCCATAGCGTGCCGGGGGCATGTATATTGCACACTATCAATCAATGCagtattatattacaagaaaataaatatcatcaaTAACAGtatcatattattaagataataaatacggcgagataataaatttaattatcgccGCGCCCCGGCTCGATTTATGAGATACGTTACACGTTACTGCGTGAGAACCAGTCAAGCAGGGCATGCAAAACAACATCATTGCCGTTaatacttttgtaattttgctaaatattgccatatatgtatatatataaatttatttccgaCGAGAAACTTTGTTTAATTCTAAAGtagaattacaaaataaaggataaaaataaaaagtaaaaaaataaaaaaaagataataatatatatgcatatatatatacgcgaagGAGAAGGATATAATAGTCGCAATATATCTGTGTTCGaagtagaaagaaaaaagctgtacacatatgtgtgtgtgggtTATTGATTAATTCGTGATGGACATGCCGAGATGCGCACTCTTGTCGTGCGACTCGCGCCGCGATTACCTCGGCATCGTCGGCGAAGCGAGGGAGCGAGATCGTCAGTTTCCGATTGAGCGTGAGAGGTATTTACGGTTAAATCGTATGGATTATCTTGGGTCTAATGGACGGGCGGAGCGAAAACACACGGATACTTAAGTTTTCATTACGGCCCCATCCTTCGCGCGGTAGACCTTTCTAAGCGCGTCGCGTGCAAAAAAGAGGGACTCGATCCGCGAGTACGGTAATGAACTTGATTTATGGCTAATGATTTCCGACGTGGACATATTAGGAGAGGGGAACGGATGTTTCAATTGAATTGAACTTCGTTATCTCGTCGAGTTATTCCGTACAATAGTACACTTGTTTATTGACAATTTTACTTTGTATTCTcatgtatatttcttttaatcgatatattaCAAACGAATCGCAGAGAGCAAGAGAGACAAACTTCGAGAACGTTTATTAAGTTATATGATgattgaaaatacatttatgtaaatttatgcgCATTATTATCTGCAACGATCGTGACTTACGCTACGTAACGTTCTCGGTCGAACGTTTTCGCCAGATATAGCAATCTTGGCATACGTTTCGACCCGATGACCCCTCTGTGCACCGAAGAACAATTTTCTTGCGCCACGAGGAGAGTAGGATTAACAACCGATATTCTTACCGTTTTTACGTACGTAACTTCGAAGCCGCGAGCGCTACGAGTCGTACGTGCGTGTCGGACAATGAGTCGGGAAGCGGAGGAATGGCGGAGAAtaaagaatgagagagagagagagagagagagagagagagagagagagagagagagagagagagagagaaacagacagaaggaaggaaggaaggaagggagTAGTTCAAAAGACAAACGTATAATAGTTCCTCGAATGCGCAGGTGGTTGGCCTGAGGAGCGTCAGTAGCAACAGCGACATTTGGCCGCTGGAGAGGCCGGAGGGCATGCCGGCCATCCAGTCCTTGGAGGTGATGTGCGGAAAAGACCATATGGACGTCCACCTCTCGTTCTCGCAGCCCTTCGAGGGTATCGTTTCGTCCAAGGGTCAGCACGCGGATCCACGATGCATCTACGTTCCACCGTCTACCGGTCAGACATTCTTCTCCTTCCGGATAGCTTATGCGAGGTAAGTTTTCGATTCCGTAGATAGTGTGCGATTAGTCaaggaatataatataatagctcTATCTCTGAGAAAATCTCATTTCAAACTTTCACgtgcatttatttatacgcAACGCTACGAATAATAAGACGTGAGATTGTTTCGCTCTCTTGCGtgtcttattatatttcgttGAGCCACGcttgtacatttattattagccATTGCAGAGAATCTCTATTTCTTTATGTTTCTTCTTATTTTACTCTCCAGATGCGGTACAAAACCGGATATGCATGGACAGTTTTACGAGAATACCGTGGTGGTCCAGTACGATAAGGACCTACTCGAAGTTTGGGACGAGGCTAAACGATTGCGGTGCGAATGGTTCAACGATTACGAGAAGACCGCGTCGAAACCGCCGATGGTTATCGCGGACCTCGACGTCATACAGCTGGACTTTAGAGGTACGGATATTTACGACTATACTGCCATCAGATGATACTTCTTAATGGAGATGAATCATCGGCATACATTTCACGAGCTCTAAGAACGGCGAACGATCGCGCGACATCCACGTACACGAGAAACATCTTACGATTGCCATCTGCTGttgtaaacaatattaaacaaCGGAGAGAATCGCGTTCTCTCTCCAATGTTCTCTCTCGAGTCTTTCTAATATCGCGGTTAAGTCCATTTCATAATGTTACGCGATACGCAGCCATCCTGTATTAAAGCAGCATGTACGGATACTCTGCCTGAGAGAGATAGACTACGGTGCATTTAATACACGAGTGAATGAGATCACGAGACATACATTGCAACTCGTGCACCCGTTCGCGGTTGACCGCAGGTGAAAACCGCAGAGTCACACATATCGGTTAATTTCAGTTTATCTTACGTATATAAATCGTAGCCGCTATAAAGCGAGTACCTCACGCGCTGTAATACATGATATTTATGTGCAAGGTGCTAatatacacgcgcgcgcgcgatttgCGTCtggtattaaataataataaaatttttcgtaaCTAAAATATTGACTCTACTATTATTGCACTacagaaatattgcaattggttaattattaattaaaatatttgtcatattaaattcattattattttattcgttaattttaacaagagattcagtaatttaaaaaattttttattttaatacccATCGTATTAATTTAgccattttgaatttattttcatgttgGTCTTCAATTACTTGATTTACAATGTTGATTTGAATAGATTCGATATTTAATcacaaatcttattaattttcatctttataataaattccttttttaaaaattcaaagttttaACAATGTTGtctctattttatttcgaaaataaaatttcttcgatacatatgtatgataaggtatatatattaaaaattatcttttctatacaattttaattttaaactcgACGTTATGATTGTGTGATTTCCGATATTGTctgttaatattgaaaaatataaattttcaatactgGCAGGAAAATATCGAAATGCAACCTATGATCTCATCGAgccgaaataatatttaacagcaAAAAATTACAGGAATGATTATTTTAGATCCTCTCTcagaaaagttatttttttatttaagagctgtaattatatcaaattaacttTAATGCACATTTAAATAACGTTTATAACCTGCGCTAATCTTAAATTTCCATCACAATTAACATATCTTTTCTCATAATCTCGTTTGCAGGTGATAACGTGGACTGCTGGATGGAAATTCAGCATGGAAAGGGCCCGTGGGCACCGCCTGTATCCGGAATTGTGCCTCTTGGCTCCACTCTCACTCTGGTCATCGCCATAAACGATTATCGAGGTAACGAGCTCTACAACAGATAGAGCTTCTATAGCTTGCTCAGGTTTCGCGTGGACGAACGCTAACGTAATTCTCTGTTATTAACCGGGCGCAGGTGAGTTCGACATGCGGGTCAAGTCGTGCGTGGCTTCGGATGGCGGCGGTCATACGATACAGCTCAGCGACGAGTTCGGTTGCGTGCTGAGACCCAAGATGATCAGCCGGTTCTTGAAGGCGCGCGGCTCGGACGACCGCGCGACCGTCATCACTTATGCCTTCTTCCATGCGTTTAAGTTCCCGGACGCGTTAAGCGTTCACATCAAATGCAAAGTATGTGTAAATGTGTGTGCGAGAATGCGAGattgttaacattttttttttttttttttttcataaaaagagatattgcTTCtaataaattggaaaatatttttacgttaaGGTGGAGATATGTCGACACGGTTGCCTGGATCACTGTCAACTAAGCGGCTCCGTAGTTCATTACATTCAGGAGAGGAAAGATCAGGTACGACCGCAGTATATAGACAGCACGGTGGCCTCTATTGCCTCGAACGATGATACCAGCGCGGACAAGGATAGCGAGGACAGCGCGGGCGGGGAGCACAGTGACAGCTCTCTGTACGACGATGTCGTACAGAATGGCGACGAGGTGGCGTCGATCGGTGAACACTTTCTGGACGTTGAAAAGTCTATTCCCAAAGCTCAGGCGCAGACGAGCAATCGGTTACCGCCAATCGTGACTGCCGAAACGCAGCACAATAGTGACGAGGTTCCCCTAGATGAGATCGATTTGTCGAAGCCGCTTATGGTAAATGTTAACAAGACCAttctctcttaaaaaaaaaaaaaaaaaaaaaaaaaaccgcttGCAAAACACAACTCACCGCTTCTTTTTTAGGACCCACTGCCACCAGTGACCAGATACGACCAGAGCGAGCAAGAGCAATTCCCGCACGGGCCGCGGAATCTCGAGGAGGATGGCGACGCGATGCCGGCGACGCCGCTCACCGCGACCGCTCGCCGGAAACGCTCGGTGACGGTGACGGATCGGAAGGCGCGCAGCGCCGACGTCGGCGTCAGCGGTATCTACGAGGTCATCTCCGAGGCGGATCTCGCCTTTAGTCCGGATGCGCACGCCGAGGCGGTGACGGTCTTCCAGGGCAGGATACGCGAAGAGGTCGTCTACGGGATTTGCTTGCCAATGCCGGGTTTCAGCGCGCTCTTCATCGTCGTCGCGCTCTCAGCGGTCATTTCCGCTCTCGTTGCCGGCGCGATGCTGCATCGGTTGCAGGCGCAGCGAGAGGTCACCGCTGGCAACAGGGAGAACAATCAGACCGACGTACACACCAGTAATAACAACGGCTGGCTGTCGTACGGTCTGCTACGCGTACGTTGCACGGCGCGATCCGCTGTTCCGCATAGTCCTGAAGAATTGAAGCAGACGAACGTGGTAGCTTCGCAGGTCGCTGCGGATCAGTCGGTCGAGCGAGGCTGACGATCAACTTTAAAGGTGCGCTTAAGGAGAGACAATGTGCAATAATACGCTGTACAAAGTATCGTAAATGCGTAAGAAACTGCGTGCTCGATCATACTCTATCGAGAGAACAATCGGGCGCAACGTGCAGAGGCGGGGAGGAAGAAAACTGTCGGCATTAATTGTTCGATTGTCTTCCTGCGAATCGCGCGACGACACCGAGCTCTCGCGAATCGCAGTCGACGAGaaccttcccccccccccccccgtttCTGTTAAAATACGTATGTAGCCTGATTTAGCGAATCTATTAGATTTAGCGTTAGCTTTCATAACATGAATATCATCCtgattttctttgtttcttgATCATCAGAatgttcaataattaattaaatactaataagtattgttattttgtcagaacatttaattaatttcgcgttatatttatcttcatacaagtttctttttataattatataattctattaatctaattatttcaGCAAAATATCGTCAAAGGACGAAAAATACTCTGTTctctgaaaaatacatatatatattacagattataatatatatattaggaaattacatataaagacaaactaagtataaataaaaatctttaaaaaatgcattaaatcAATGGAAAATTATAAGAGCGATTTGTCATCAATACAGATGGATTACGTTTTCACGGAGATTTTTTCGGTGCCttcataagtaataaaaaatcgtaGGTATatcgtgtatgtgtgtgagtgGAGAAAATAACCtaagaaaattgaaagtaatcataattattggaagtaatcataattattgtattagtaatacatttttattagagttaaattttttgtcataCCAGTAATGGAAACGATACGCAGCTATGATTGCTCCGCCGCGTTAAATTGTCTTCCGAAGATGCG
This Anoplolepis gracilipes chromosome 12, ASM4749672v1, whole genome shotgun sequence DNA region includes the following protein-coding sequences:
- the M gene encoding uncharacterized protein M is translated as MPGVWKLLRTLIYMVVGLRSVSSNSDIWPLERPEGMPAIQSLEVMCGKDHMDVHLSFSQPFEGIVSSKGQHADPRCIYVPPSTGQTFFSFRIAYARCGTKPDMHGQFYENTVVVQYDKDLLEVWDEAKRLRCEWFNDYEKTASKPPMVIADLDVIQLDFRGDNVDCWMEIQHGKGPWAPPVSGIVPLGSTLTLVIAINDYRGEFDMRVKSCVASDGGGHTIQLSDEFGCVLRPKMISRFLKARGSDDRATVITYAFFHAFKFPDALSVHIKCKVEICRHGCLDHCQLSGSVVHYIQERKDQVRPQYIDSTVASIASNDDTSADKDSEDSAGGEHSDSSLYDDVVQNGDEVASIGEHFLDVEKSIPKAQAQTSNRLPPIVTAETQHNSDEVPLDEIDLSKPLMDPLPPVTRYDQSEQEQFPHGPRNLEEDGDAMPATPLTATARRKRSVTVTDRKARSADVGVSGIYEVISEADLAFSPDAHAEAVTVFQGRIREEVVYGICLPMPGFSALFIVVALSAVISALVAGAMLHRLQAQREVTAGNRENNQTDVHTSNNNGWLSYGLLRVRCTARSAVPHSPEELKQTNVVASQVAADQSVERG